In the Dolichospermum flos-aquae CCAP 1403/13F genome, GAGGTTTTATGAATTCTCCCTCCCTTAATTGGTTCGCTAAAATATTCATCAAAGTCCCGCTAAAAACCTTGTTGATAGTGCCATTTGTTTTGCAAACCGTGGTGGTAGTAACACTGGTGGGTTATTTTTCCTACCGTAGTGGACAGGAGGCTGTGGAAAATCTAGCAGATCAATTAATGATAGAGGTAGGCGATCGCATTGAACAACATTTAGATAGTTATTTAGGCAAAGCCCAGGAAATCAACCGCACTAATGTAGATGCTTTCGAGTCAGGAGTCTTAGATTTAAATGATTTTAACGCCCTGGGAAAATATTTTTATCGTCAGGTGCGATCTTTCAATTTTGCCTATGTTAACTTTGGCACTAAAGAGGGAGGATTTATCGGTGCTGGTTATGGGCTGGGTAATAAATTGGACATTGCAGAAATTCCCATATCTGATCAAAGCAAAATCCGCTCCTACTCAGTAAATTACCGGGGTAATCGGCTCAAGTTAGCAGCTACTCTCAAAAACCCGCAAACTAATAATGCTGCTTGGTATTTAGATGCAGTTAAAGCTGGTAAGCCGATTTGGAGTTCAATTTACACTTGGGGAGATTTACCTGATAACATCAGTATTTCCGCCAGCACTCCAGTTTATGACCAGCAGAAAGGATTATTAGGTGTACTTGGTATTGATCTCGAACTTTCGCAAATTAGTAAATTTCTGAGAAACCTGGATTATGGAAAATCAGGTCATATTTTTATTATCGAGCGATCAGGGTTGATTGTTGCTAGTTCCCAAGGTGAATCTTCTGCCCCTACTGTCAATGGCAAAGCGACAAGATTACAAGCCCTGCATAGCCATGAACCTGTGATTCGTGACATAACTCAGGATTTAATCCAGCGGTTTGGCAATTTGCAAGCTATCTCCAAAACCCAACTTTTTCACCCGTCTTTGTCACAAAAACTCTTTGTGAGAGTGACACCATACCGCGACGATTACGGCTTAGATTGGCTCGTGGTGACGGTGATTCCGAAATCGGAATTTATGGCAGAAATTCATGCTAATGCCCACAGAACCCTGATTCTTTGTAGTTTATCACTGCTAATTGCTGTGGGAACGGGTAGTTTCACTGCAAACTGGATAGCTAAACCAATTTTACGCTTGAGTCGAGCTAGTCAAGCTATGTCCAAAGGAGTATGGCAAGAGTCTTTATCTGAAGATATAACAATTGCAGAACTCAAGGTTTTAGCAACATCCTTTAACCAGATGTCCACTCAAGTCAAAAAAGCTTTTCAGGAATCAGAAACTAAATTTTCGACCATTTTTCATACTACTCCTGACCCTGTTTGGATTGCCACCTTAGCAGAAGGAAAATTTTTGAATGTTAATGAAAGTTTTTGCCAATTTTGGGGAGATACACCAGAAAATATCCTTGGCAAAACCAGTGGGCAATTAGGATTGTGGAAGAATATAGAGAACTTACACCACTTCAAAGAGAGACTAATTAATGAAGGCAGTATCCTCAATTTTAAACTGGTAATTTGTACTCAATCCCAGCAAACTAAAACCGTTCTCATCTCAGCTAAGGTGCAATACTTGGGTGAACAGGATTGTCTGATTGGTGTCATCAGAGATGTTAGCGATCTCTACGATGAACTTCGTTTACGCAAACAGACAGAAATCGCCTTGCACAAAAGTGAAGCTATGTTGTTAGAAGCCCAGCAGCTTGCTCACATTGGTAACTGGGACTATGATGTGATCACAGGTAAAATTACTTGGTCTACTCAGCTATTCCAGATTTTAGGACGTGACCAGACACTGGGTGAACCTACTTACGAAGAAATTCTCCGGCTTCACTATCCCCAAGATGCCGAACAGTTACACCAGGCAGTTGAGCGATCGCTCTCTACAGGAGAATCCTATCAATTGGAACTGAGGGTTGTCAAGGCAGATGGCTCTTTTCAGTATACAGAAGCTAGAGGCAAGGCCGAACTCAATGCCCAAAGACAAGTGATTCGGCTGTTTGGCACAACCCAAGACATTACTGAGCGCAGACAAATAGAAGATCAACTGCGAGCAAGT is a window encoding:
- a CDS encoding diguanylate cyclase domain-containing protein is translated as MNSPSLNWFAKIFIKVPLKTLLIVPFVLQTVVVVTLVGYFSYRSGQEAVENLADQLMIEVGDRIEQHLDSYLGKAQEINRTNVDAFESGVLDLNDFNALGKYFYRQVRSFNFAYVNFGTKEGGFIGAGYGLGNKLDIAEIPISDQSKIRSYSVNYRGNRLKLAATLKNPQTNNAAWYLDAVKAGKPIWSSIYTWGDLPDNISISASTPVYDQQKGLLGVLGIDLELSQISKFLRNLDYGKSGHIFIIERSGLIVASSQGESSAPTVNGKATRLQALHSHEPVIRDITQDLIQRFGNLQAISKTQLFHPSLSQKLFVRVTPYRDDYGLDWLVVTVIPKSEFMAEIHANAHRTLILCSLSLLIAVGTGSFTANWIAKPILRLSRASQAMSKGVWQESLSEDITIAELKVLATSFNQMSTQVKKAFQESETKFSTIFHTTPDPVWIATLAEGKFLNVNESFCQFWGDTPENILGKTSGQLGLWKNIENLHHFKERLINEGSILNFKLVICTQSQQTKTVLISAKVQYLGEQDCLIGVIRDVSDLYDELRLRKQTEIALHKSEAMLLEAQQLAHIGNWDYDVITGKITWSTQLFQILGRDQTLGEPTYEEILRLHYPQDAEQLHQAVERSLSTGESYQLELRVVKADGSFQYTEARGKAELNAQRQVIRLFGTTQDITERRQIEDQLRASQHFIEQITELTPNLLYIYDHIEQRNVYINRSVAETLGYSATAIQSMGANLFPIICHPDDLYLVYQSMQQLHSLQDREFVEIEYRVKNAQGQWCWLYSRDMVFSRTADGRLKQTLGTSQDISKRKKVELALREAEYNLRLANQELEKLVNIDGLTQIANRRCFDHRLEQEWQRLYREQEFLSLLLFDVDYFKRYNDAYGHLLGDECLIKIAQSVQQVIFRPADLLARYGGEEFVVILPNTDIDGTMVIAQRIHTAIQDLAIPHQASKVSNIVTISIGISSLIPTSELSPSNLIEQADQALYRAKQQGRNQSVL